One Cicer arietinum cultivar CDC Frontier isolate Library 1 chromosome 8, Cicar.CDCFrontier_v2.0, whole genome shotgun sequence DNA segment encodes these proteins:
- the LOC101493202 gene encoding uncharacterized protein produces MLGLKSEKIDCCAKGCMLYYKDNSADIECRFCHEPRYVPRKPRIGNHKDIPIKRMFYMSITPRLKRLYASTETAAQMRWHQHNISSSGSLRHPSDGEAWNHFDAKYPNFVNEPRNVRFGLCSDGFTPYIQASSTPYSCWPIVVTLYNLPPEMCMTKPFMFLTCLIPGPSNPKANIDVYLQPLIDELKQLWSEGALTYEISMKQNFVTRATLMWTINDFPTYGVLSGWSTQEEVKKGFTKNRVVKDEPPPILTGEEVWGWVHNIPRVIDNAHSKLSGYGVSHNWTKRSIFWDLPYWKDNLLRHNLDVMHIEKNFFDNVFNAVMNVKNKTKDNEKARMDLAIICQRSDLELVPHNNGKMKKPKANYCLTSSEANKFCKWIKELKMSDGYASNLARCADVNRGQMNGMKSHDCHVFMECLLPFLFSSLPDHVWKPLTELSQFFKGLCSNTLRHDELVKLGENIPFIMCKLERTFPPGFFDSMEHLPIHLPYEAKLGGPVQYRWMYPFERMMGDFKRTVKNKARVEGSICAKLNDAVTTTLSISNQLGRPSGKAQTHWLSDAERSAFLHSNSILEEDPISQTRIHGEFPEWFRAYAIDKENGVTDPNLLSLAWGPNSMGKKTINSGVYVKGVTGGGEDDFYGVIQHIFELEYYKLPHKVALFYCQWFDPRRNRGTKVHPQYDIVDIKMNRKYDLYDPFIIAQKSRQVYYVPDPEM; encoded by the exons ATGCTAGGATTGAAGTCTGAGAAAATTGATTGTTGTGCTAAAGGGTGCATGTTGTACTACAAAGACAATAGTGCAGATATAGAGTGTAGGTTTTGCCATGAACCTCGATATGTTCCTCGTAAGCCTAGGATAGGTAACCATAAAGACATTCCAATTAAGAGGATGTTCTATATGTCGATCACTCCAAGGTTAAAAAGATTGTATGCATCAACAGAAACTGCTGCCCAAATGAGATGGCATCAACATAATATATCGAGTTCAGGCAGTTTACGTCATCCATCAGATGGGGAAGCTTGGAACCATTTTGATGCAAAGTATCCAAACTTCGTAAATGAACCAAGAAATGTAAGGTTTGGTTTATGTTCTGATGGCTTCACGCCATACATTCAGGCCTCTTCAACCCCATATTCTTGTTGGCCTATTGTTGTGACCCTGTATAATCTCCCGCCCGAAATGTGCATGACTAAACCATTCATGTTTTTGACTTGTCTCATACCTGGACCATCTAACCCAAAAGCAAACATTGATGTATATTTACAACCGTTAATAGATGAGCTTAAACAGTTGTGGAGTGAAGGGGCTTTGACTTATGAAATTTCCATGAAACAAAATTTTGTAACGAGGGCAACCTTAATGTggacaattaatgattttcctaCTTATGGCGTGTTATCTGGATGGAGTACCCAAG aagaaGTAAAAAAGGGGTTCACTAAAAATAGGGTTGTGAAAGATGAACCTCCTCCAATATTGACCGGTGAAGAAGTTTGGGGTTGGGTTCACAATATTCCACGAGTGATAGATAATGCACATTCTAAATTGTCGGGATATGGAGTTagccataattggactaaaCGAAGCATATTTTGGGATCTTCCATACTggaaagataatttattaaggCATAATTTAGATGTCATGCACATAGAAAAAAACTTCTTTGATAATGTGTTTAACGCTGTCATGAATGTTAAGAACAAGACTAAGGACAATGAAAAAGCACGAATGGACTTGGCCATCATTTGCCAACGTAGCGACTTGGAGTTGGTTCCACATAACAatggaaaaatgaaaaaacctAAGGCAAATTATTGTCTTACGTCTAGTGAGgcaaataaattttgtaaatggATAAAGGAGCTTAAGATGTCAGATGGGTATGCTTCTAACTTGGCAAGATGTGCAGATGTTAATAGAGGACAAATGAATGGGATGAAAAGCCACGATTGTCACGTATTTATGGAGTGTTTGCttccatttttatttagttCACTGCCTGACCATGTGTGGAAACCATTAACAGAATTAAGTCAATTCTTTAAAGGCTTGTGCAGCAATACCTTAAGACATGATGAATTGGTCAAATTGGGTGAAAATATTCCATTCATCATGTGCAAACTTGAAAGAACCTTTCCACCAGGATTCTTTGATTCAATGGAACATCTTCCAATTCACCTACCGTATGAGGCAAAACTTGGTGGTCCAGTTCAAtatcgatggatgtatccatttgaaag AATGATGGGTGATTTTAAGCGCACAGTGAAAAACAAGGCTAGAGTGGAAGGCTCAATAT GTGCAAAATTAAATGATGCTGTCACGACAACACTATCAATTAGCAATCAATTAGGACGTCCTAGTGGGAAGGCTCAAACTCATTGGTTAAGTGATGCTGAAAGAAG CGCCTTTTTGCACTCTAATTCCATTCTTGAAGAAGATCCTATATCTCAAACTCGTATACATGGAGAATTCCCAGAATGGTTTCGTGCGTAT GCCATTGACAAGGAAAATGGCGTGACTGACCCTAACTTGTTATCATTAGCTTGGGGTCCTAACTCAATG GGTAAGAAAACCATAAATAGTGGAGTTTATGTGAAAGGGGTTACTGGAGGAGGGGAAGATGATTTCTATGGAGTCATCCAACATATCTTCGAGTTGGAGTATTACAAATTGCCTCACAAGGTAGCCTTGTTTTATTGCCAATGGTTTGATCCTAGACGAAATAGAGGAACCAAAGTTCATCCGCAGTATGATATTGTAGATATCAAGATGAATCGGAAATATGATCTCTATGATCCCTTCATAATTGCACAAAAATCtagacaagtgtattatgtaCCTGATCCTGAAATGTGA